Proteins encoded within one genomic window of Rhinolophus sinicus isolate RSC01 linkage group LG05, ASM3656204v1, whole genome shotgun sequence:
- the LOC141571898 gene encoding trace amine-associated receptor 7a-like: protein MPAPVATQLCYENVNGSCVKTSYSPGPRLILYTVFGFGSLLTVFGNFLVMTSVLHFKQLHSPGNLLIASLACADFLVGVTVMPFSAVRSVESCWYFGETYCKFHSCFDGSFCYASIYHLCFISLDRYIAITDPLVYPTRFTPSVSGICIAFSWLLSIIYSFSLFGTGANEAGLEELVSALTCVGGCQVAVNQSWVLVNFLLFFIPTLVMMTVYFKIYLIAKQQARKIESMSNKTVRTSDSYKDRVAKRERKAAKTLGIAVVTFLISWSPYLIGTIIDAFLGFITPTYIYEILVWIAYYNSAMNPLIYAVFYPWFRKAIKLIVTGQILRENSSTISLFSE from the coding sequence ATGCCGGCTCCTGTAGCTACACAGCTCTGCTACGAGAACGTGAATGGATCCTGTGTCAAAACTTCCTACTCGCCAGGCCCCCGCCTGATTCTGTACACGGTGTTTGGCTTTGGCTCTTTgctgactgtatttggaaacttCTTGGTGATGACTTCAGTTCTTCATTTCAAGCAGCTGCACTCTCCAGGCAATCTTCTCATCGCTTCCCTGGCCTGTGCTGACTTCTTGGTGGGAGTCACTGTGATGCCCTTCAGTGCAGTGAGGTCTGTGGAGAGCTGCTGGTACTTTGGGGAGACTTACTGTAAATTTCACTCTTGTTTCGATGGGTCATTCTGTTATGCTTCTATCTACcacttgtgttttatttctctcgATAGATACATCGCAATCACTGACCCTCTGGTCTACCCAACCAGGTTCACACCCTCTGTTTCTGGCATATGTATTGCCTTCTCCTGGCTCCtttccattatttattctttttccctttttggcACAGGAGCAAATGAAGCTGGGCTGGAGGAACTAGTAAGTGCTCTCACCTGTGTGGGAGGTTGTCAAGTTGCAGTGAATCAAAGTTGGGTATTGgtaaattttctattatttttcatacCCACGCTTGTGATGATGACTGTTTACTTCAAGATTTACCTCATTGCTAAACAGCAGGCTAGAAAAATTGAAAGTATGAGCAATAAGACTGTGAGAACATCAGACAGCTACAAAGACAGAGTGgccaagagggagagaaaagccGCAAAAACATTGGGCATCGCAGTGGTAACATTTCTGATTTCATGGTCACCATACTTGATTGGTACAATAATTGATGCCTTCCTAGGTTTCATCACACCCAcctatatttatgaaatattagtTTGGATTGCTTACTATAACTCAGCTATGAACCCCTTgatctatgctgtattttatccTTGGTTTCGAAAAGCCATCAAACTGATTGTCACTGGTCAAATCTTAAGAGAGAATTCCTCAacaataagtttattttctgagTAG
- the LOC141571797 gene encoding trace amine-associated receptor 6-like translates to MTSPNGLRGRAGPGDALLFLVLIFNLLEKAQLTCLITALYPLVYPTKVTVSVSGIYIGISWILPLVYSGAVFYTGAYDNGLEELSSALNCIGGCQVVVNQFWIWMDFLLFFTLTCVMIILYSNIFLVARKQAKRIENINSKVEELSGTYKIRVVKRERKAAKTLVITVVAFLILWLVYMIDSFIDSFLGFITPSYVYEIFCWFGYYNSALNHLIYALFYLWFRRAIKCIINGQVLKDSSSNVNLFSKLA, encoded by the exons ATGACTAGTCCGAATGGATTGAGAGGCAGAGCAGGCCCTGGAGATGCCCTCCTTTTCCTTGTATTGATCTTTAACTTGCTGGAGAAGGCCCAGCTCAC atgcctgatcactgcactgtacccTCTGGTCTATCCTACCAAGGTCACGGTGTCTGTGTCAGGGATATATATCGGCATTTCCTGGATCCTGCCCCTTGTGTACAGCGGTGCTGTGTTCTATACAGGTGCTTATGACAATGGGCTTGAGGAATTATCTAGTGCCCTCAACTGTATAGGGGGTTGTCAAGTTGTTGTAAATCAATTTTGGATTTGGAtggattttctattatttttcaccCTTACTTGTGTTATGATAATTCTGTACAGTAATATTTTTCTGGTGGCTAGAAAACAGGCTAAAAGGATTGAAAACATTAATAGTAAAGTGGAAGAGTTATCAGGGACGTACAAAATTAGGGtggtgaagagagaaagaaaagcagctaAAACGCTAGTTATTACAGTGGTAGCATTTTTGATCTTGTGGTTAGTATATAtgattgattcatttattgattcttttttggGTTTTATAACACCTTCATATGTTTATGAGATATTTTGCTGGTTTGGTTATTATAACTCTGCTCTAAATCATTtgatttatgctttattttacctTTGGTTTAGGAGagcaataaaatgtattattaatggCCAAGTATTAAAAGACAGTTCATCAAacgtaaatttattttctaaattagcCTAA